A genomic stretch from Calditrichota bacterium includes:
- a CDS encoding imidazolonepropionase gives MRVDLLIVHAAQVATPLAEGDGKSRLQVVSDGAVAMAGEKVVAVGSSAEVVSSVACHEGTKLIEARGKTVTPGLVDAHTHLVFAGNRVEEFEWRTQGKSYEQIAAAGGGIRASVRQLRRATKEELVEAALPRLDRFLANGVTTVEVKSGYGLSLMDEIKSLQVIAELADLHPVELVPTLLAAHEVPDEYQDRRNEYLDLIVEHIIPRVAEQRLAEFCDVFCERGVFTVAEARRVLLAGKAHGLKPKIHAEQLSRAGGAQLAAEVGATSADHLDYVDEGDIAALRDAGVVPVLLPGAVFFLGKSRYAPAREMLAAGLPVALSTDFNPGTCMSESLPLMMTLACTQMHMTPAEVLVATTLNAARAIDRASTLGQLRAGAQADCVIWDVPDYRCIPYHFGVELAQTVIKRGRVVYRRPSGTAIGATETDEEHA, from the coding sequence GTGCGGGTCGACCTCCTCATCGTCCATGCGGCGCAGGTAGCCACCCCTCTGGCGGAGGGTGATGGGAAAAGCCGCTTGCAGGTGGTGAGCGACGGGGCCGTTGCGATGGCTGGCGAGAAGGTCGTAGCTGTGGGCTCGTCGGCAGAGGTCGTCTCTTCCGTGGCCTGCCACGAAGGGACCAAGCTCATCGAGGCGCGGGGCAAGACGGTGACGCCGGGTCTGGTGGATGCCCACACGCACCTCGTGTTTGCCGGCAACAGGGTGGAGGAGTTCGAGTGGCGCACGCAGGGGAAGAGCTACGAGCAGATAGCTGCTGCCGGAGGAGGCATCCGCGCCAGCGTCCGCCAGTTGCGGCGGGCCACCAAGGAGGAGTTGGTGGAGGCCGCTTTGCCAAGGCTGGACCGGTTTCTGGCCAACGGCGTGACCACGGTGGAGGTAAAGAGCGGCTACGGACTCAGCCTCATGGATGAGATCAAGTCGCTTCAGGTCATCGCCGAGCTGGCGGACCTGCATCCGGTGGAGCTTGTGCCCACGCTGCTGGCGGCACACGAGGTGCCCGACGAGTATCAGGATCGACGCAACGAGTATCTGGACTTGATCGTCGAGCACATCATCCCGCGAGTGGCGGAGCAGAGACTTGCTGAGTTCTGCGATGTGTTCTGCGAGCGTGGCGTCTTTACCGTGGCGGAAGCGCGCCGCGTGCTGCTGGCTGGCAAAGCCCATGGCCTCAAGCCGAAGATTCACGCCGAGCAGCTCAGCAGGGCTGGCGGCGCGCAGTTAGCCGCCGAGGTGGGAGCTACCTCAGCGGACCATCTGGACTATGTGGACGAAGGGGACATCGCTGCATTGCGAGATGCGGGCGTCGTGCCGGTGCTCTTGCCTGGCGCGGTCTTTTTCCTTGGCAAGAGTCGCTACGCGCCGGCGCGGGAAATGCTGGCAGCAGGGCTGCCCGTTGCTCTGTCCACTGATTTTAATCCTGGAACGTGCATGAGCGAGTCGTTGCCCCTGATGATGACCTTAGCTTGCACCCAGATGCACATGACGCCGGCGGAGGTCCTGGTTGCCACCACTCTCAACGCGGCCCGCGCCATAGATCGCGCTTCTACGCTTGGGCAGCTGAGGGCGGGAGCCCAGGCGGATTGCGTCATTTGGGACGTGCCAGACTATCGCTGCATACCCTACCACTTTGGCGTGGAGTTGGCGCAGACGGTGATCAAGCGCGGACGAGTGGTCTATCGGCGACCCAGCGGGACCGCGATCGGCGCCACTGAAACTGACGAGGAACACGCATGA
- a CDS encoding DNRLRE domain-containing protein, which produces MRYSWAAPGLFLLALAVNCSKNEKLPYGVGLVDRIDTGAVKAVEIAPPVAEVSYERGRVTTGKSPYLLAGEADGYRAAILIRFAALPDSSVVDRATLWLSPASYRGAPAALALSAQQVTAAWSEDSVTWANFSGDGGPQVGWATMLAGDSVRVGIPIEPGLVGGWIDSSVANYGLYITASGPALQEFHSLQATDTTRCPRLELSYVRKGVADTALFKPSGDAFLVTYAGSLPPGRLMIANATGWRVLVKFSLDSIPSDATINRARLELWLDQSLTKLRDTGMAIAGRPIVSEPWNPPDVAVDTTMSVPVAAIVKASEKLTFSVSSEIADFTAIVQAWTSGRLPNRGLMLYSMGEGLDASEAVLFSADGDAGMVPRLLVEYTVPPRP; this is translated from the coding sequence ATGAGATACTCCTGGGCGGCACCGGGTCTTTTCCTTCTGGCCCTGGCGGTCAATTGTAGCAAGAACGAAAAGCTCCCTTATGGCGTTGGTCTTGTGGATCGCATCGATACCGGGGCCGTCAAGGCGGTCGAAATTGCCCCGCCGGTGGCCGAGGTCAGCTACGAACGGGGCCGAGTGACCACGGGCAAGAGCCCCTATCTTCTCGCGGGCGAAGCGGATGGCTACCGTGCCGCCATCCTCATTCGCTTCGCTGCCCTTCCGGATAGCTCTGTGGTTGACCGCGCTACGCTCTGGTTGTCGCCGGCCTCTTACCGTGGCGCACCTGCTGCATTAGCGCTTAGTGCGCAACAGGTCACTGCCGCATGGAGTGAGGATTCGGTCACCTGGGCGAATTTCAGTGGGGACGGGGGTCCGCAGGTGGGCTGGGCAACTATGCTGGCTGGCGATTCGGTGCGAGTCGGTATTCCTATCGAGCCAGGGCTTGTCGGGGGTTGGATTGATAGCTCCGTGGCCAATTACGGCCTGTACATCACTGCCAGCGGTCCGGCTCTGCAAGAGTTCCACTCATTGCAGGCGACCGACACCACGCGGTGCCCGAGGCTGGAACTTAGCTACGTGCGCAAAGGAGTTGCCGACACCGCCCTGTTCAAGCCGAGTGGAGATGCGTTTCTGGTCACTTATGCCGGCTCGCTTCCTCCCGGCAGGTTGATGATCGCCAATGCCACAGGGTGGCGCGTGCTCGTCAAGTTCTCTTTGGATTCCATCCCGTCCGATGCGACCATCAACCGCGCGCGGCTGGAGTTGTGGCTGGACCAAAGCTTGACGAAACTGCGCGACACCGGGATGGCCATCGCCGGACGCCCAATTGTGAGCGAACCCTGGAACCCGCCCGATGTGGCTGTGGACACCACGATGAGTGTGCCCGTGGCTGCCATTGTGAAGGCAAGCGAGAAGCTCACCTTTTCGGTTTCCAGCGAAATTGCCGATTTCACTGCCATCGTGCAGGCCTGGACGTCGGGCAGGCTGCCCAACCGTGGACTGATGCTCTACTCCATGGGAGAGGGTTTGGATGCTTCCGAGGCGGTGCTCTTCTCTGCCGATGGAGATGCGGGTATGGTGCCGCGCTTGCTGGTGGAATACACCGTGCCCCCGCGCCCGTGA